GGCTCCATCGATTGCCTTGCTTGGTCGAATAGAAGATGTCGCACGATCCGTAGCCTTTGCGGTCGGGGCCATAGCTACCTATATTGTCAGCACAGGCCACAAAGAAGAAGAGTTGTCCATCGGGTGAGATGAACGGTGCCCCTTCATTTCCAGCCGTGTTGATATCCTCCATAGGCACGGCCGGATGCCAAGCGTCCTTATACTCTGAACGGTAAAAGTCCTCCTGTTCGGAATCTGTACCACCTACCGGCAGTCTACGAGTGAAGATGAGTGTGCGGTCATCCGTTGTGAGAGATGCGAAATATTCTGGATGTTCTGTATTGACACCCGGACCCAGATTGATCGGGTCGAAGGGTACGGGATTCTGCATGGCATCCAAGGCAAAATCGCAGTCGGTCAGTTTACGACCGGCCTCATCCTGCATATTGGGGTTGGTCCTGCGATAGGTGAGAAATTTCTCATAGGCCACCTTGGCGGTTGTGTAATCCCCATTGCTGAATTTCAGTTCACCCAGAAAGAAGTGTCCATTGGGAAAGAAATCAGGGTCGATGGCCAGCGCCTGTAAGAGGCTCTCCTCTGCTTTATCGAAGACGCCCTTTTCGATATATACCTCGAATTTGAGCAGATGTGCTTCTATGAAATCAGTCTCTCGGGCCAATGCATCGTTCAATCTGCGAAGGGCATCGGTATAGGCCCGTGCATTGAAGGCCTGAAGAGCAACTTCATAGTTCTTGATAGCCTTGCGGTCATCTATGGTATACTCATCCTGAGCGGTGAGAGCAAGTGCTGAGAATGCAAAAAGTAGAAGTAGGAAATGACGCATCAGACGTGGCAGATTGATGCCCAAGTCTAAGGAATATTCATGTACTTATGCGCTTGAAGGGAGACCTTCCATCGGGGATTTTCCTTGACATAATCCACGATCAATGGTAATACCTGATTGACCCTTCCCCATTCGGGTTGAAGGTAGAGGTTGCAATCGCTACGGACCTTGGATGCATGTTCTTCAGCAAATGCAAAGTCCGACTTGTTATACACCACCACCTTCAATTCATGCGCTCGACTGTGAATTCCTTCTACTGCGGGCTTGAATTTCTTAGGTGATAGGCAAATCCAGTGCCATTCTCCGGTGAGTGGATGCACACCTGAAGTCTCGATGTGGGTCTTGAAGCCCTTATTAATGAGTCCCGTGGTAAGTTCACTGAGGTCATACATGGCCGGTTCTCCACCGGTGATCACGGCTATCTCCGTTTTTACCTGATCGGCTTGGGAGATGATATCCTCGATAGGCATCTGTGGATGGCCCGAGGCCTGCCAACTCTCTTTCACATCACACCACACGCATCCCACATCGCAGCCGGCCAAGCGGATGAAATAAGCAGCATTTCCCTGCCAGAACCCTTCTCCTTGTAGAGTATAGAAGGCCTCCATAATAGGAAGGTGCCCCTCTTTCAACCAAGAGGAGGATTCATGTTTCGATGCTATGGATAGTCCTTTTCTCAAAACGGGCTGCAAAGTTACATATCAAGGGTGGAGATAGAAAGCCTCCCTTTCGGGGTACTTTACCTATGCAGTGAATCTACTTTTGCAAGGATGTTCAAACGATTAAAAGAAAAATGGGGAGTCACCCCATTGGGATTGGCTTTGGTGCTATTGGTCTTTGCTATCGGAGGAAGCCTTTCAGGCTATCTGGCCAAGGTGGTCATGGGCATGTTGAATATCGAGGAGAGCCTGACCTACGGCTTCCTATATATCGCTGTGGTCACTTTGCTCTGGCCACTCTGTGTCATCACGGTGAGCATACCATTCGGTCAATTCAAGTTCTTCAGGAATTACTTGAGGAAGATGGGGAGGCGATTCGGCCTGATCAGAGGAGAGCAATAAAAAAGCCCTTGTAGGAAGCTGAGTTTAAGCAAACTCAGATAAATACGGTTGGAACTTCCGGTCCACCTCGGTAATCCCCTGTCACGTTTACACATGAACCCTGGTATACCAAGGTCGGGGCCCGCCCTCAGTAGATCGAGATTCGATCCAATAAGGTAAGTGTTAGTTTACCAAACTGTCTTCCTACAAAGGCAATTGAAAGGTACGCAAAGCGATCGGAAATCAGAGCATGAATGGTCCAGAATCTTTTCAACCACTGCTCTCGACCGCACTGAAAACTCAGGTGAATAAGTCTGTTGATAAGGACATAGGCCTTGCCCGATAGGCGCATTTCTCCCCCCTATTTTTGAGCATAATCAAAACGAAAATCGTAGCTACTATATGTTTTCAACGCTGATCGGGAAGAAGAAGATGACGGAAACGGCCTTAGCCAAGCTCTTGGTAGAGGGAACATTGAAGACGGCCGAACCGATCTTCAAAGAAGTGGTAGATTATATCAACGAGTGTCCGCATTTCGACCGAAACCCCGAAGTCACGGAGCAGGACGATATCGACTTTCTACTCACTGTATTCACCTGCAATATCTCCCGTATCCCGAATTATCTGAAGGGCGGGCAAGAAAAGCGCGTGGCGCATGCCATCATCAAGCAGCTGTCCTTCCATCTCTACATGGATATGAGGGATCTGAGTACACGTATCCAAGACTGCAAGTCGCTGATGAAGCGTTTGAACCACC
Above is a genomic segment from Flavobacteriales bacterium containing:
- a CDS encoding radical SAM protein, with translation MEAFYTLQGEGFWQGNAAYFIRLAGCDVGCVWCDVKESWQASGHPQMPIEDIISQADQVKTEIAVITGGEPAMYDLSELTTGLINKGFKTHIETSGVHPLTGEWHWICLSPKKFKPAVEGIHSRAHELKVVVYNKSDFAFAEEHASKVRSDCNLYLQPEWGRVNQVLPLIVDYVKENPRWKVSLQAHKYMNIP
- a CDS encoding tetratricopeptide repeat protein, which codes for MRHFLLLLFAFSALALTAQDEYTIDDRKAIKNYEVALQAFNARAYTDALRRLNDALARETDFIEAHLLKFEVYIEKGVFDKAEESLLQALAIDPDFFPNGHFFLGELKFSNGDYTTAKVAYEKFLTYRRTNPNMQDEAGRKLTDCDFALDAMQNPVPFDPINLGPGVNTEHPEYFASLTTDDRTLIFTRRLPVGGTDSEQEDFYRSEYKDAWHPAVPMEDINTAGNEGAPFISPDGQLFFFVACADNIGSYGPDRKGYGSCDIFYSTKQGNRWSRPQNLGDNINSPHWETQPSFSSDGRTLYFVRGVKLRSGMVRQEDIWTSRLDDMGQWTQAERLSEVINTPQKESSVLIHPDGQTLYFTSNGHPGMGGEDIYLSRKQEDGTWGTPVNLGYPLNTHGNENSIT